The following proteins are encoded in a genomic region of Cyclonatronum proteinivorum:
- the pulA gene encoding pullulanase-type alpha-1,6-glucosidase — MKKILLTVSILLSGLLIMKCTTSGTAQDEPATDQPQESLVQGASAHWISPDRVLWFAERDAARFELRYSEAADIEITAAGVSGGEALALTPNADLNSAQAETWPHIADWPAFSLTTDRDLAQQAIRGPVFAIAYDAQDNVIQATRVQVPGLIDAFFRFDGTLGPVYEGDEIVLNVWAPTAQALELVLYNDSKTESSTVSGAYDRETGVWTFTGPAADWDRKFYRFAIRVWHPENGEINEYEVTDPYSVSLSTDSYFSQFADLTGDERLKPEGWDDIRKVQPRPVDITLYEAHVRDFSIFDQSVPELHRGTFMAFTHNGIDGRELSNGMAHLIALQQAGLTHLHLLPVNDITTVIENRDLRIDLDQPYSRLCEQMPDADSLKPYCERFGDTPIYEAFQTLAAEDPANTSIQLPYSIRGRYHSLARMDGFNWGYDPFHFNAIEGSYATDPNGVARIVEFREMVKALHEIGLKLVVDVVYNHTSAHGLERRSVLDRVVPGYYQRYDVVSGEIETSTCCPNTAAEHYMMERLLIDSVLFWAKHYKVDSFRFDLMGHHPRAVMERLMDALAELTLEEHGVDGANIYVYGEGWNFGEVADNRIFFQATQFNMNGTGIGNFNDRKRDGIRGRNFTDSGRFQGFTSGQFLFPNEDAGSDQDQQLSDLLFQADQIRVGMAGNLRSYPYINRTGERVTGITDWIGFTDLPQETVNYIDKHDNETLWDNTQTKLPHDMSMDDRVRVHMLSLAFINYGQGVPFHQMGSDILRSKSLDRNSFDSGDWFNEVDFTMQTHNWGRGLPPSWDNERNWDRQREFLTNPLIQVEEHHMRLAHDIFRDQLRVRYSSPLFRLATAEEVNTRVRFHNTGPDQQPGIIAMTISDGRCAGAALDPNYDGILVIFNAHNEAQTFETGLSGLRLHDLLVSGADRVARTAEISGEGTVSLPPLTAAVFVKPQGRNQGDFVCNP, encoded by the coding sequence ATGAAAAAAATACTTTTAACGGTCTCCATCTTATTATCGGGACTTCTGATTATGAAGTGTACAACTTCCGGAACAGCTCAGGACGAGCCGGCAACCGATCAGCCGCAGGAGTCGCTTGTTCAGGGCGCATCTGCGCACTGGATTTCACCCGACCGCGTACTGTGGTTTGCCGAGCGCGACGCCGCAAGATTCGAACTGCGATACAGTGAAGCCGCCGATATTGAAATTACGGCAGCTGGCGTGAGCGGGGGAGAAGCTCTCGCCCTAACACCAAATGCTGACCTGAACAGCGCACAGGCCGAAACCTGGCCTCATATTGCGGATTGGCCCGCTTTCTCGCTCACGACCGACCGCGATCTTGCACAGCAGGCCATCCGCGGCCCTGTTTTCGCCATTGCCTACGATGCACAAGACAACGTTATACAGGCTACCCGCGTGCAGGTGCCCGGCCTGATCGACGCCTTCTTCCGTTTTGATGGTACCCTTGGTCCCGTTTACGAAGGCGATGAGATCGTCCTAAATGTCTGGGCACCTACAGCGCAGGCCCTTGAACTCGTGCTCTACAACGACAGTAAAACCGAATCAAGCACCGTTTCAGGTGCCTATGACCGCGAAACCGGCGTATGGACCTTCACCGGACCCGCCGCTGACTGGGACCGCAAATTCTACCGCTTCGCCATCCGCGTATGGCATCCCGAAAACGGGGAAATCAACGAATACGAAGTTACCGATCCGTACTCTGTCAGTCTCTCAACCGACAGCTACTTCAGTCAGTTTGCTGACCTTACTGGCGATGAACGCCTCAAACCCGAAGGATGGGACGACATCCGGAAGGTGCAGCCGCGTCCGGTTGATATCACACTCTATGAAGCCCATGTGCGCGATTTCAGCATCTTCGATCAGTCTGTTCCCGAACTGCACCGCGGCACTTTCATGGCCTTCACCCACAACGGCATTGACGGGCGTGAGCTTTCCAACGGCATGGCGCATCTGATCGCCCTGCAGCAGGCTGGTCTTACGCACCTGCACTTGCTGCCCGTAAACGACATCACAACCGTGATCGAAAACCGTGACCTCCGCATCGACCTCGATCAACCGTACAGCCGCCTGTGCGAGCAGATGCCCGACGCAGATTCGCTCAAGCCCTACTGCGAGCGCTTTGGCGACACCCCGATTTACGAAGCCTTCCAAACCCTTGCCGCGGAAGATCCCGCAAACACCAGCATTCAGCTGCCTTACAGCATCCGGGGCCGCTACCACAGCCTCGCCCGCATGGACGGCTTCAACTGGGGTTACGATCCCTTCCACTTTAACGCCATTGAAGGCAGCTACGCAACCGATCCCAACGGCGTTGCACGTATCGTCGAATTCCGCGAGATGGTCAAAGCCCTGCACGAAATCGGCCTCAAGCTGGTCGTTGATGTGGTGTACAACCATACCTCGGCCCACGGTCTCGAGCGCCGCTCCGTACTCGACCGCGTCGTACCCGGCTACTATCAGCGCTACGATGTCGTTTCCGGCGAAATCGAAACCTCAACCTGTTGTCCAAACACCGCCGCCGAGCATTACATGATGGAGCGCCTCCTCATCGACTCCGTGCTGTTCTGGGCCAAGCATTACAAAGTCGATTCCTTCCGCTTCGACCTCATGGGGCATCACCCGCGCGCTGTAATGGAGCGCCTCATGGACGCCCTCGCAGAACTCACCCTCGAAGAGCACGGCGTTGACGGTGCAAACATTTACGTGTACGGTGAAGGCTGGAACTTCGGTGAAGTAGCCGACAACCGCATTTTCTTCCAGGCCACGCAGTTCAACATGAACGGCACGGGCATTGGCAACTTCAACGACCGCAAGCGCGACGGCATCCGCGGACGAAACTTTACCGACAGCGGACGCTTTCAGGGCTTCACAAGCGGTCAGTTCCTCTTCCCGAATGAAGACGCCGGCAGCGATCAGGATCAGCAGCTTAGTGACCTCCTCTTTCAGGCCGATCAGATCCGCGTTGGTATGGCGGGTAACCTGCGCAGCTACCCCTACATCAACCGCACGGGTGAGCGTGTAACCGGCATTACCGACTGGATCGGCTTCACCGACCTGCCGCAGGAAACCGTCAACTACATCGACAAGCACGACAACGAAACCCTCTGGGACAACACCCAAACCAAGCTCCCGCACGACATGAGCATGGATGACCGCGTGCGCGTGCATATGCTGAGTCTGGCCTTCATCAACTACGGACAGGGTGTGCCCTTCCATCAGATGGGCTCCGACATCCTGCGCTCCAAGTCGCTCGACCGCAACAGCTTCGACTCCGGCGACTGGTTCAACGAAGTCGATTTCACCATGCAAACCCACAACTGGGGCCGCGGCCTGCCGCCCTCCTGGGATAACGAGCGCAACTGGGACCGTCAGCGTGAATTCCTCACCAACCCGCTCATTCAGGTCGAAGAACACCACATGCGCCTCGCGCACGACATCTTCCGCGACCAGCTCCGGGTGCGCTACAGCAGCCCGCTCTTCCGCCTCGCAACCGCCGAAGAAGTCAACACCCGCGTGAGGTTCCACAACACAGGCCCCGATCAGCAGCCCGGCATCATCGCCATGACCATCTCCGACGGCCGCTGCGCCGGCGCCGCCCTCGACCCCAACTACGACGGCATCCTGGTCATCTTCAATGCACACAACGAAGCACAAACCTTCGAAACCGGCCTCAGCGGCCTCCGCCTGCATGACCTACTCGTAAGCGGTGCCGATCGGGTCGCACGCACCGCTGAAATTTCGGGTGAAGGCACCGTAAGCCTGCCCCCGCTTACAGCAGCCGTGTTTGTGAAACCGCAGGGCCGCAATCAGGGCGATTTCGTCTGCAACCCCTGA
- the panD gene encoding aspartate 1-decarboxylase — MTLEMFKSKLHMLTVTEAELYYEGSVTIDEDLLDTANLLPYEKVQIVNVNNGARIETYTIPGPRGSKVVCLNGPAARLTAVGDRIIVISYAQMTPEEAKSHKPHTVIMGKDNEVKRIIRDSVYRQNYADEVGI, encoded by the coding sequence ATGACCTTAGAAATGTTTAAATCCAAGCTGCACATGCTTACCGTTACGGAGGCAGAACTGTATTATGAAGGGAGCGTAACGATTGATGAAGACCTCCTCGATACAGCCAATCTGTTGCCCTACGAAAAAGTGCAGATTGTGAATGTAAACAATGGTGCCCGAATCGAAACCTACACCATCCCGGGACCAAGAGGCAGCAAAGTCGTTTGTCTGAATGGTCCGGCTGCGCGGCTTACCGCGGTGGGCGACCGCATCATTGTTATCTCATATGCGCAGATGACGCCTGAAGAAGCCAAATCGCACAAGCCTCACACGGTTATAATGGGGAAAGACAACGAAGTGAAGCGGATAATCCGTGACTCCGTGTACCGTCAGAACTATGCCGATGAAGTCGGCATCTGA